One Sphingobacteruim zhuxiongii DNA window includes the following coding sequences:
- a CDS encoding 2Fe-2S iron-sulfur cluster-binding protein has product MAEEIQKFKVSIDGIAIEVDPGTTILNAARQIGGDIVPPAMCYYSKLEGSGGKCRTCLVKVSKGSEKDPRPMPKLVASCRTTVMDGMEVQNITSPDVVDARKAVVEMLLINHPLDCPVCDQAGECKLQDLGYEHGAVNTRYEFERRTFDRVDLGDKIQLHMNRCILCYRCVFTANQLTGKREHGILYRGDHAEISTYIENALDHDFIGNVIDVCPVGALTDKTFRFKNRVWFTKPVDAHRDCPTCSGKVTLWYKGTDVIRVTGRKDEYDEVDEFICNTCRFEKKHTDDWVLEHPTNVSDQSVIASNHYHAFNPPAVIQENPQLKEANVEQLARSEKLK; this is encoded by the coding sequence ATGGCAGAAGAAATTCAAAAATTTAAAGTTAGTATCGATGGAATCGCTATTGAGGTGGATCCAGGAACTACAATATTGAATGCAGCGCGTCAAATTGGAGGTGATATTGTACCTCCAGCAATGTGTTATTATTCGAAATTAGAAGGTAGTGGTGGTAAATGCCGTACCTGTTTAGTGAAAGTAAGCAAGGGCTCCGAAAAAGATCCTCGTCCTATGCCTAAGTTAGTTGCTTCGTGTAGAACGACGGTTATGGATGGTATGGAAGTACAGAACATAACATCTCCTGATGTTGTCGATGCACGAAAAGCGGTGGTAGAAATGCTATTGATTAACCATCCTTTAGATTGTCCAGTTTGTGACCAAGCAGGAGAGTGTAAATTACAGGATCTAGGCTATGAGCATGGTGCAGTTAATACGCGTTATGAGTTTGAGAGAAGAACTTTTGACCGTGTGGATCTTGGAGATAAGATTCAATTGCACATGAACAGATGTATATTATGCTATAGATGTGTATTTACTGCCAATCAGTTAACGGGCAAGCGTGAGCATGGTATTCTTTACCGTGGTGACCACGCGGAGATATCTACCTATATTGAAAATGCATTAGATCATGATTTTATTGGGAATGTAATTGATGTATGTCCTGTAGGTGCATTAACGGATAAAACTTTCCGATTTAAAAATAGAGTTTGGTTTACGAAGCCAGTTGATGCTCATCGTGATTGTCCAACTTGTTCTGGGAAAGTAACACTTTGGTATAAAGGTACAGATGTGATACGTGTAACGGGTAGAAAGGATGAGTATGATGAGGTGGATGAATTTATCTGTAATACTTGTCGATTCGAAAAGAAACATACCGATGATTGGGTCTTGGAGCATCCTACCAATGTGAGTGATCAATCTGTGATTGCATCCAATCACTACCATGCATTTAATCCACCAGCTGTTATTCAGGAGAATCCTCAATTGAAGGAAGCTAATGTTGAGCAGTTGGCGAGATCTGAGAAATTAAAGTAA
- the nuoF gene encoding NADH-quinone oxidoreductase subunit NuoF, translating into MGRKLLLEHIHVPGINTLAVYREKGGYRAVEKALKTMSPEDVVEEVKKSGLRGRGGAGFPTGMKWSFLAKPEGVPRYLVCNGDESEPGTFKDRYLMNNIPHALIEGMIVSSYALGANTSYIYIRGEMMPQIRIIENAIQEAKAAGWLGKNILGTGYDLEIYVQPGGGAYICGEETALLESLEGKRGNPRIKPPFPAVAGLYGCPTVVNNVESIAATVPIVNDGGEEYAKIGIERSTGTKLISASGNLVKPGVYEIEMGLPVEEFIFSDEYCGGIANGKRLKAVVAGGSSVPILPANLITKTINGNPRLMTYESLADGGFVSGTAMGSGGFIAFDEDQCIVRNTWNYTRFYRHESCGQCSPCREGTGWMEKLLYKIESGNGSLADIDLLWDIQRRIEGNTICPLGDAAAWPVAAAIRHFRDEFEWHILNPGESQQRNYGLAHYADPLEPVTQ; encoded by the coding sequence ATGGGACGTAAATTATTATTAGAACATATTCATGTACCGGGTATCAACACCTTAGCTGTTTACAGAGAAAAAGGTGGATATAGGGCAGTCGAGAAAGCTTTAAAGACAATGTCTCCGGAAGATGTTGTTGAAGAGGTGAAGAAATCGGGTCTTCGTGGTCGTGGAGGTGCAGGATTCCCAACAGGGATGAAATGGAGCTTCTTAGCAAAACCTGAAGGTGTTCCACGTTATTTGGTTTGCAATGGTGATGAGTCAGAGCCTGGGACTTTCAAAGATCGTTATTTGATGAACAATATTCCTCATGCTTTAATTGAGGGAATGATCGTGTCCAGCTATGCTTTGGGAGCAAATACTTCCTATATCTATATCCGTGGAGAGATGATGCCGCAGATTCGTATTATCGAGAATGCGATTCAAGAAGCAAAAGCTGCGGGTTGGTTAGGGAAGAATATTCTTGGTACTGGTTATGATCTAGAGATATATGTTCAACCAGGAGGTGGTGCATATATTTGTGGAGAGGAAACTGCGTTATTGGAATCACTAGAAGGTAAGCGTGGAAATCCGCGTATAAAACCTCCTTTTCCCGCTGTTGCCGGCTTATACGGTTGTCCAACTGTGGTGAATAACGTAGAGTCAATCGCTGCTACCGTTCCTATCGTCAATGATGGAGGAGAAGAATATGCAAAGATTGGAATCGAAAGAAGTACGGGGACTAAATTGATATCTGCTTCAGGAAATTTAGTTAAACCGGGTGTATATGAAATTGAGATGGGACTTCCAGTGGAAGAATTCATCTTTTCTGATGAATATTGTGGTGGAATTGCGAATGGAAAGCGTCTGAAAGCGGTTGTTGCTGGAGGATCTTCAGTTCCTATTCTACCAGCAAATCTAATTACTAAGACAATTAACGGAAATCCTCGATTAATGACTTATGAGTCTCTAGCAGATGGAGGTTTTGTAAGTGGAACAGCAATGGGATCCGGTGGATTTATCGCATTTGATGAAGATCAATGTATCGTTAGAAATACATGGAATTATACGCGTTTCTATAGACACGAGAGTTGTGGGCAATGTTCGCCATGTCGTGAAGGAACGGGTTGGATGGAAAAGTTACTTTACAAGATAGAATCTGGTAATGGTAGCTTAGCGGATATCGACTTATTGTGGGATATTCAGCGTAGAATCGAAGGGAATACAATTTGTCCATTAGGCGATGCAGCAGCATGGCCTGTAGCGGCAGCAATTCGTCACTTTAGAGATGAGTTCGAATGGCATATACTGAATCCGGGGGAGTCTCAACAAAGAAATTATGGTTTAGCACATTACGCTGACCCATTGGAACCAGTGACTCAGTAG
- a CDS encoding NADH-quinone oxidoreductase subunit NuoE family protein, with the protein MLSVKENLIVEFSVELLNKFSDVVSRYPGDKQKSALLPILHLVQEEYGWLSVDAMDKVALFLNIQPIEVYEVATFYTMFLLQPQGKYLLEVCRTGPCCLVGAEKIMTHIENKLGVKEGEVTSDGLFSWRGVECLAACGFGPVLQIGPSYTFYENLTEESVDKLINELKDKAKSEA; encoded by the coding sequence ATGCTTAGTGTTAAAGAAAATCTTATTGTCGAGTTTTCGGTAGAACTATTGAACAAGTTTTCCGATGTCGTTAGCCGTTACCCAGGAGACAAACAAAAGTCTGCTCTGCTGCCAATTCTTCATTTAGTTCAAGAAGAATATGGATGGTTAAGTGTTGACGCTATGGATAAAGTAGCCTTGTTTCTTAACATACAGCCGATTGAAGTATATGAAGTGGCAACTTTCTATACTATGTTTTTACTCCAACCTCAAGGTAAATATCTTTTAGAGGTTTGCCGAACTGGACCATGTTGTTTAGTTGGGGCGGAGAAAATTATGACACACATAGAAAATAAGTTAGGTGTTAAGGAGGGAGAAGTTACTTCAGATGGACTTTTTTCTTGGCGAGGTGTTGAATGTCTTGCAGCATGTGGATTCGGACCGGTACTTCAAATAGGACCTTCATATACGTTTTATGAAAACCTGACCGAGGAAAGTGTTGATAAGCTTATTAATGAATTAAAAGATAAAGCTAAAAGCGAGGCTTAA
- a CDS encoding NADH-quinone oxidoreductase subunit D — protein sequence MSKPITRISTNSPVFEDNDPQEDLITLNIGPTHPATHGVFQNVVQIDGERIVSGVSTIGYIHRAFEKIAEHRPFYQITPLTDRLNYCSSPINNMGWHMTVEKLLDIEIPKRVQYMRVIVMELARIADHIICNGILGVDTGAFSGFLYVMQEREFIYEIYEEICGARLTTNIGRIGGFERDFNDVAFAKIREFLVRFPPVLREFQELFDRNRIFVERTSNVASVTPEEALSYSWSGPILRATGVDYDVRAHSPYCSYEEFDFEVPVGTNGDVYDRYMVRNEEMWQSMRIIEQALEKIEKEPKGVFHADVPDFYLPPKEQVYTNMEALIYHFKIVMGEWDAPKDEVYHAVEGANGELGFYLVHDGGRAPYRLHFRRPSFINYQMFAPMSSGMLLSDAILNMSSLNVIAGELDA from the coding sequence ATGAGTAAACCAATAACGCGTATATCGACAAACAGCCCTGTTTTTGAGGATAATGATCCTCAAGAAGATTTGATCACCCTGAATATTGGGCCAACTCACCCAGCAACACACGGGGTGTTTCAGAATGTTGTGCAAATTGATGGAGAGCGTATAGTAAGTGGTGTTTCAACAATCGGATATATTCACCGAGCTTTTGAAAAGATCGCAGAGCACCGACCGTTTTATCAAATTACCCCATTGACGGATCGTCTAAATTATTGTTCGTCGCCGATCAATAATATGGGATGGCATATGACGGTGGAGAAGCTGTTGGATATCGAAATCCCGAAAAGGGTGCAATATATGCGTGTAATTGTGATGGAGCTTGCTCGTATTGCGGATCATATTATTTGTAATGGTATTCTCGGTGTTGATACGGGAGCATTCTCTGGTTTCTTGTACGTAATGCAAGAACGTGAGTTTATATATGAGATTTACGAAGAAATTTGTGGAGCACGCTTAACCACTAATATTGGTCGTATAGGAGGATTTGAACGAGATTTCAACGATGTTGCTTTTGCAAAAATTAGAGAATTCTTGGTGCGTTTCCCTCCTGTTTTAAGAGAGTTTCAAGAGCTTTTCGATAGAAATAGAATTTTCGTTGAGCGTACGTCAAATGTAGCATCAGTTACTCCAGAAGAAGCTTTGAGCTATAGTTGGTCTGGGCCAATTTTGAGAGCTACGGGAGTGGATTATGATGTTAGAGCGCATTCACCATACTGTTCGTATGAGGAATTTGATTTCGAAGTCCCAGTGGGTACTAATGGAGATGTCTATGATCGCTATATGGTTCGTAATGAAGAAATGTGGCAGTCAATGCGCATTATTGAGCAGGCTTTAGAGAAAATTGAAAAAGAACCTAAAGGGGTGTTCCATGCAGATGTACCAGATTTCTATTTGCCGCCAAAAGAGCAAGTCTATACCAATATGGAGGCTTTAATTTATCACTTTAAGATTGTGATGGGGGAATGGGATGCTCCAAAGGATGAGGTTTACCATGCTGTAGAAGGAGCAAATGGTGAACTTGGTTTCTATTTAGTACATGATGGAGGAAGAGCGCCATATCGTTTGCATTTTAGAAGACCATCTTTTATTAACTATCAGATGTTTGCTCCAATGAGCAGCGGAATGTTGTTATCGGATGCAATTTTAAATATGAGTAGTTTAAATGTTATAGCAGGAGAATTAGATGCTTAG
- a CDS encoding NADH-quinone oxidoreductase subunit C: MDKLNNQQVLDKLQSQFADRILHVAEPKGLLTIVTGKDSVIEILRLLKEDDTLQFIYLTDITAVHYPELENAFAVVYHVHSLVFNVRIRIKVFLNINDLNIPSATVLWNGANWMERETFDFFGINFEGHPDLRRILNMDDLGVFPMRKEYPLEDPNRVDKKDFYFGR; encoded by the coding sequence ATGGATAAGTTGAACAATCAACAAGTATTAGATAAGCTGCAGTCGCAGTTTGCGGATAGAATTTTGCATGTCGCTGAACCGAAAGGTTTACTAACTATTGTGACGGGCAAGGACAGTGTTATTGAAATCCTTCGCCTATTAAAAGAGGATGATACACTGCAATTTATTTATCTTACAGATATAACTGCAGTTCATTATCCAGAATTGGAAAATGCATTTGCGGTTGTTTACCATGTTCACAGTTTAGTTTTTAATGTTAGAATCAGAATCAAGGTCTTTTTAAATATTAATGATCTGAATATCCCTTCGGCAACGGTCCTTTGGAATGGTGCTAACTGGATGGAGCGCGAAACCTTCGATTTCTTCGGAATCAATTTTGAGGGACATCCTGATTTGCGAAGAATTTTGAACATGGATGATTTAGGTGTTTTTCCAATGCGGAAAGAGTATCCATTAGAGGATCCGAACCGTGTTGATAAGAAAGACTTTTATTTTGGACGCTAA
- a CDS encoding NADH-quinone oxidoreductase subunit B: protein MSNITLSDAPPGVEGAGFFATTLDKAIGLARANSLWPLPFATSCCGIEFMATMGSTYDLARFGAERPSFSPRQADMLLVMGTIAKKMAPVLKQVYVQMAEPRWVIAVGACASSGGIFDTYSVLQGIDEIIPVDVYVPGCPPRPEAILDGVLRLQDIVKSESLNRRNTPEYKALLEKYGIVTDNG from the coding sequence ATGAGCAATATTACCTTATCAGATGCGCCTCCGGGTGTTGAAGGAGCGGGATTTTTCGCAACGACATTGGATAAAGCTATTGGTTTAGCACGTGCTAATTCACTATGGCCTCTTCCTTTTGCGACTTCTTGCTGTGGGATTGAATTTATGGCTACGATGGGTTCTACATATGATTTAGCTAGGTTTGGTGCAGAGCGTCCGAGTTTTTCACCTAGACAAGCGGATATGTTGTTAGTAATGGGGACCATTGCTAAAAAGATGGCTCCTGTGTTAAAACAAGTTTATGTGCAAATGGCGGAACCTCGTTGGGTGATCGCTGTTGGTGCATGTGCCTCGAGTGGAGGTATTTTTGATACATATTCTGTTCTACAGGGGATTGATGAAATCATTCCTGTTGACGTCTATGTACCAGGTTGTCCACCACGCCCAGAAGCTATTCTAGATGGCGTTTTACGTTTGCAAGACATCGTAAAAAGCGAGTCGTTAAATAGAAGAAATACACCAGAGTACAAAGCCTTATTGGAAAAGTACGGAATTGTAACTGACAATGGATAA
- a CDS encoding NADH-quinone oxidoreductase subunit A, which translates to MNELAGQSTPIDYLPILIQLIVAVGFGVVTIIGTHLIGPKVRTENKLGAFESGVEVVGNARQPFSIKYFLVAILFVIFDIEVIFMYPWAVNFREFGWQGLVEMFVFMGLLLLGFIYIIKKKALDWD; encoded by the coding sequence ATGAATGAGCTAGCAGGTCAGAGTACGCCAATTGATTATCTACCCATATTAATCCAATTAATTGTTGCAGTGGGCTTTGGGGTCGTTACGATTATCGGAACGCACTTAATTGGCCCTAAAGTTCGTACAGAGAACAAACTGGGGGCTTTCGAGTCTGGGGTTGAGGTTGTAGGTAATGCTAGACAACCATTTTCCATTAAATATTTTCTTGTTGCGATCCTCTTTGTAATTTTTGATATCGAGGTTATCTTCATGTATCCTTGGGCAGTTAATTTTCGGGAATTTGGATGGCAAGGATTAGTTGAAATGTTTGTTTTTATGGGCTTATTGTTATTAGGCTTTATTTATATCATTAAAAAGAAAGCTTTAGATTGGGATTAA
- a CDS encoding tetratricopeptide repeat protein encodes MTNSKLFLSLLLAGAVGTVSAQSLKDAKAAMEAEQYDKAKTMLQQLVEKKAKDGENYFYLGQIHLVNDKIDSAAYVFQQGVTNAPKEKLNVVGLGIVELEKGNVSGAESKFTEATTGLGKKDYLPLYYIGRAYIDAPKPDYKKAVEYLTKAKEGAPKDALVPTALGDAYAGLRESSPAYVAYRDALTLNDKLLAPKIGQAIISRRAQAYDVVLEQLTTLAGENPEYGPIYRELAETYYLSSKKAPEDQYREINQKAVENYKKYLSLTGDASLDAKVRYADFLVYSGNYDELKTVSQELSNQAGVDAKVFRYLGYISFLQDKDYAKSLEYMTQLFSKVDTSRLIARDFLIKGMSEIINGNDAQGNADLKVAISKQSEDENLDEEVAETAFAKLQDGEEEVARKLFAFPASNPESDYYYDSNYYMGTGEYGVGSKLVSVPEAEATPEVVAAKFQEAKPHLESAVKSLDLVAKATKQEVVDKYKVNALYYKGLSELALDNVIHDAENAKGLFVGSFTELLSAIAASTNLTDAQKAYAADAHNYLGYFAYLKGDAAKAKTHFAESLKINAEDPFAKQMVDVLNQK; translated from the coding sequence ATGACAAACAGCAAATTATTTTTAAGTCTTTTGTTAGCGGGTGCTGTAGGAACAGTGAGTGCGCAAAGTTTAAAAGACGCGAAAGCTGCTATGGAAGCGGAGCAATATGATAAAGCTAAAACGATGCTTCAGCAACTAGTAGAGAAAAAAGCAAAAGATGGTGAAAACTACTTTTATTTGGGTCAAATTCACTTGGTGAATGATAAGATCGATTCTGCTGCTTACGTTTTTCAACAAGGTGTAACCAACGCTCCAAAAGAAAAATTAAACGTTGTCGGTTTAGGTATCGTGGAATTGGAGAAGGGTAATGTGAGTGGTGCTGAGTCAAAATTTACTGAAGCTACTACTGGTCTTGGTAAGAAAGATTATTTACCATTGTATTACATTGGTAGAGCATATATTGATGCTCCAAAACCTGATTACAAAAAAGCAGTTGAATATTTAACAAAAGCAAAAGAAGGTGCTCCTAAGGACGCATTAGTACCTACTGCATTAGGTGATGCTTACGCAGGTCTACGCGAAAGTAGCCCAGCATATGTGGCATATCGTGATGCATTAACGTTGAACGATAAATTATTAGCACCAAAAATCGGTCAAGCGATTATCTCTCGTAGAGCGCAAGCTTACGATGTAGTATTAGAGCAATTAACGACACTTGCAGGTGAAAACCCTGAGTATGGTCCAATTTATCGTGAATTAGCTGAGACGTATTACTTGTCATCGAAAAAAGCTCCGGAAGATCAATATCGTGAGATTAACCAAAAGGCTGTAGAGAATTACAAGAAATACTTGTCATTAACTGGTGACGCTTCTCTTGACGCAAAAGTACGTTACGCTGACTTCTTGGTATATTCAGGTAACTATGATGAACTGAAAACAGTTTCTCAAGAATTATCTAATCAAGCAGGCGTGGATGCTAAGGTGTTTCGTTACTTAGGTTATATTTCGTTCTTACAAGATAAAGATTACGCTAAATCTTTAGAGTATATGACTCAGTTATTCTCTAAAGTCGATACTAGCCGTCTTATTGCTCGTGACTTTTTAATTAAAGGGATGAGTGAAATTATCAATGGTAATGATGCTCAAGGAAATGCAGATTTAAAAGTTGCTATCTCTAAACAAAGTGAAGATGAGAATTTAGACGAGGAAGTTGCAGAAACAGCATTCGCTAAATTACAAGATGGTGAAGAAGAAGTAGCTAGAAAATTATTCGCATTCCCTGCTTCTAATCCGGAGTCGGATTATTACTACGATTCAAACTACTACATGGGAACTGGAGAGTATGGTGTTGGATCTAAATTGGTTAGTGTTCCAGAAGCAGAAGCTACTCCTGAAGTAGTTGCTGCAAAATTCCAAGAGGCGAAACCGCATTTAGAATCAGCTGTTAAATCGTTAGATTTAGTTGCAAAGGCTACAAAACAAGAGGTTGTTGATAAATATAAAGTGAATGCTTTATACTACAAGGGACTTTCTGAGTTAGCATTAGATAATGTAATTCATGATGCTGAAAACGCTAAAGGTTTATTTGTAGGTTCATTTACTGAATTATTGTCTGCAATCGCTGCAAGTACTAATCTTACGGATGCTCAAAAAGCATACGCTGCAGATGCGCATAACTATTTAGGTTACTTTGCATACTTGAAAGGTGATGCAGCAAAAGCGAAGACTCACTTTGCTGAATCATTGAAAATCAATGCAGAAGACCCATTTGCGAAGCAGATGGTGGATGTATTAAATCAGAAGTAA
- a CDS encoding PstS family phosphate ABC transporter substrate-binding protein, giving the protein MRKHRIYGIVMLFLGLAIVYSCSNNKKSETAAAENKEATAGKDDILTGEMSVIVDEAIYPIMLEQVDVFKDSYVNSKINLIPLPEREAINALLRGEASLAVLARELSKEESVGFKHRSISPRIYPVFYDGVVFVNNIAEADTSMDIKTLSSLLTGESKAKSLVFDNANSSSLRRVKELTKIEKVSGVSVIGLKNSQEVFDYLLKNTNAIGAVSYGQYLEYRRKFGEENKIRILSLQNDSKDGKGGYFKPSQSTFATNEYPLKSEFFVLNYQPNLGLGIGFSAFLTGDRGQRIVLKSGLLPATMPGREIIIRDNIN; this is encoded by the coding sequence ATGAGAAAGCATAGAATATATGGTATTGTTATGCTCTTCTTAGGACTTGCTATTGTCTATTCCTGTTCAAATAATAAGAAATCGGAAACGGCAGCGGCAGAGAATAAGGAAGCAACTGCGGGAAAAGATGATATCTTGACCGGGGAAATGTCCGTTATTGTGGATGAAGCAATTTATCCGATCATGCTCGAACAAGTGGATGTGTTCAAGGATAGTTATGTGAATTCGAAGATTAATTTAATTCCTCTGCCTGAGCGTGAAGCAATCAATGCGTTGTTGAGAGGGGAGGCCTCGCTTGCCGTTCTTGCGCGTGAATTGAGTAAGGAAGAATCCGTTGGTTTTAAGCATCGTTCGATTAGTCCGAGGATTTATCCTGTTTTTTATGATGGCGTAGTTTTTGTAAATAATATTGCGGAAGCAGATACTTCAATGGATATAAAAACGTTATCTTCATTGTTGACAGGCGAATCGAAGGCAAAATCGTTGGTGTTTGATAACGCTAATTCAAGTAGTCTAAGAAGAGTTAAAGAATTAACAAAGATTGAAAAGGTTTCTGGAGTTTCCGTGATAGGACTCAAGAATTCTCAAGAAGTATTTGACTATCTATTGAAAAACACGAATGCCATAGGCGCAGTGTCTTATGGACAGTATTTAGAATACCGCAGGAAATTTGGAGAAGAAAATAAAATTCGTATCTTAAGCCTTCAAAATGACAGTAAAGATGGAAAAGGCGGGTATTTCAAACCTTCGCAAAGTACATTTGCGACGAATGAATATCCATTAAAGTCTGAGTTTTTTGTCTTGAACTATCAACCGAATCTGGGATTAGGTATTGGATTTTCGGCTTTCTTAACAGGAGATCGTGGGCAACGTATCGTGTTAAAATCAGGTTTATTGCCTGCAACAATGCCTGGAAGAGAAATTATTATTAGGGATAATATAAATTAG
- a CDS encoding energy transducer TonB has translation MIGSKLDLFKKEWLDVVFENRNKEYGAYALRKYAPIATNIALFSVSAVVLLFVAIKAFDIKIFPEKAVEEAPVVTEVTLEDLEIPEPEEEEEPIPEEETPPQRIAEEPPAEDLIRFPEPKVVDARQVKEEVVSQEEIKEKNATPARITLKGTPGAAGVPTGEFGPKKVEGAITGSTKGVEGGDANKVYDFEAIEVQPEYPGGVNAFRTWVQNNYSYPQAAIDAGVKGTVEASFVIDKSGKVTDIKINRDLSYGTGQALINTLKKSKNWSPGIQNGRPVPVRYSIPLRLDLSQM, from the coding sequence ATGATAGGTTCAAAATTAGATTTATTTAAGAAAGAATGGCTTGATGTCGTTTTCGAGAATAGAAATAAAGAATATGGGGCTTATGCATTACGTAAGTATGCACCGATTGCTACCAATATTGCTCTATTCTCTGTATCGGCGGTTGTTCTTTTATTCGTAGCCATAAAGGCTTTCGATATCAAGATTTTTCCTGAGAAAGCTGTCGAGGAAGCTCCTGTTGTAACTGAGGTTACCTTAGAAGACTTAGAGATTCCTGAGCCTGAGGAAGAGGAAGAGCCAATTCCTGAAGAAGAAACACCTCCTCAACGTATCGCTGAAGAGCCGCCAGCGGAAGACTTAATCCGTTTCCCTGAGCCGAAAGTTGTTGATGCGAGACAAGTAAAAGAGGAAGTTGTATCTCAGGAAGAGATCAAAGAGAAAAACGCTACTCCTGCACGTATCACTTTAAAAGGTACTCCCGGCGCTGCTGGTGTTCCTACTGGAGAATTTGGTCCTAAAAAAGTTGAAGGTGCAATTACAGGTAGTACAAAAGGTGTAGAAGGTGGTGACGCGAACAAGGTTTACGATTTCGAAGCCATCGAGGTACAACCAGAATATCCAGGGGGTGTAAACGCCTTCCGTACATGGGTGCAAAATAACTACTCTTACCCACAAGCGGCTATTGACGCAGGTGTTAAGGGTACGGTTGAAGCATCTTTCGTAATCGATAAATCTGGTAAAGTAACAGACATCAAAATTAATAGAGATTTATCTTATGGTACTGGTCAAGCTTTGATCAATACATTGAAGAAATCTAAAAATTGGAGCCCTGGTATTCAGAATGGTCGCCCAGTTCCGGTACGCTATTCGATTCCATTGCGCTTAGACTTGTCACAAATGTAA
- a CDS encoding ExbD/TolR family protein has translation MAELNQDSGGGKKGGKVRSKKNGGRVDLTAMVDLAFLLITFFMLTTSLNKPQAMDVAMPDKNKDWNDKQPEIDIADNRSITLLLGSDNKIAWYYGQLAKPITPPTVVDYSKEGIRQLLLEKKAQVPKVAQGKDLIVVIRPSDQSVQRNLVDILDEMKITDIKRYMISKIKPEEVEVLKTNGIYND, from the coding sequence ATGGCAGAATTAAATCAAGACTCCGGTGGTGGCAAAAAAGGCGGCAAGGTAAGGTCGAAGAAAAATGGTGGCCGCGTAGATTTAACCGCGATGGTGGATCTAGCGTTCCTACTGATTACCTTCTTCATGCTTACAACGTCTTTGAATAAGCCACAAGCAATGGATGTTGCAATGCCAGATAAAAACAAAGACTGGAACGATAAACAGCCAGAGATTGACATCGCGGATAACCGTTCAATCACTTTGCTTTTAGGCTCAGATAACAAGATTGCCTGGTATTATGGTCAGTTGGCAAAGCCGATTACTCCTCCAACTGTAGTTGATTACAGTAAAGAAGGAATTCGTCAACTTCTTTTAGAAAAGAAAGCACAAGTTCCTAAGGTAGCGCAGGGTAAGGACTTAATCGTCGTTATTCGTCCAAGTGATCAATCAGTTCAACGTAACCTCGTTGACATATTAGATGAAATGAAAATCACGGATATTAAACGTTATATGATTTCTAAAATTAAACCTGAAGAGGTTGAAGTTTTAAAAACGAATGGAATCTATAACGACTAG
- a CDS encoding ExbD/TolR family protein, with translation MGKAKVKRASTAIDMTAMCDVSFLLLTFFVLTATARQPEVMPVDTPASTTLDKLPDDNLSVITVGNKGKVFFGVKNPEVRKITLKNMSAKYGVAFSEQDYEKFKALDEFGVPIKNLRALLSLENDKRTEDIQPGIPVDSTEANTNELYQWVQQARLATVEFNRDQETKVKNWVDPGPMKVAIKADAEEKYSIMNLIIETLRNQKQNKFSFVTGLRQEN, from the coding sequence ATGGGAAAAGCAAAAGTAAAAAGAGCCAGTACCGCCATCGACATGACGGCGATGTGTGACGTGTCTTTTTTACTTCTTACTTTCTTCGTATTGACTGCAACTGCGCGTCAGCCAGAGGTTATGCCAGTAGATACCCCCGCGTCAACTACATTGGATAAATTACCAGATGATAACTTGTCGGTAATCACTGTAGGTAACAAAGGAAAAGTGTTCTTCGGAGTAAAAAATCCGGAAGTTAGAAAAATAACTTTAAAGAACATGTCTGCAAAATATGGTGTAGCTTTCTCGGAACAAGATTATGAGAAGTTTAAAGCACTAGACGAATTCGGCGTTCCTATCAAGAATTTGCGCGCCCTACTTTCGCTAGAGAATGACAAACGTACGGAAGACATCCAACCAGGAATTCCTGTGGATAGTACAGAAGCCAACACGAACGAATTGTACCAATGGGTTCAACAAGCTCGCCTAGCTACAGTAGAGTTTAATCGTGATCAAGAGACAAAGGTTAAAAACTGGGTAGATCCAGGGCCGATGAAAGTTGCGATTAAAGCAGACGCTGAAGAGAAGTATTCAATCATGAATTTGATCATTGAAACCCTGAGAAATCAAAAGCAAAACAAATTTAGTTTTGTGACAGGTTTACGTCAGGAAAATTAA